One genomic window of Mucilaginibacter terrenus includes the following:
- a CDS encoding DUF4932 domain-containing protein has translation MKGLLMLMLLVKCCWAQTNNHLRSKVTVAYNVNLETYFFAEKLAVERINDFVFDHKDWNYAHQPIVYYGYLQFKNHANDSTVLRIAQLIKQVKDTYQDNSPIMDYLVNQKEFPATGPLYNSPLVDGDGNHPEMTQVLAELTDSLRKFYYQANVALFLEQNKAFYQGTIAEVTKDVDVASFPALEKWYGKKFPAYKIFVVPSMPITAGADNYRGTSPRIVSPQGFIPSIVMSSNRMLPMQNSLRAYKKFGFDNPEVTHLLTKHEIGHTFVNPEVEKLADQIKKDSALFTVALQKSLAPHYINNWYICVVEHLVRLGEIRTAVAMGNSKEAKRLRKVHIGEYKCVLLPLLETQAKKYEANRQHYHNFKQYLPKMLAYLHSLTPVIIDQQVKKYDELKE, from the coding sequence ATGAAGGGTCTGTTGATGCTTATGTTATTGGTAAAATGTTGCTGGGCACAAACCAATAATCACCTCCGCTCTAAGGTAACTGTTGCGTATAACGTTAACCTTGAAACTTATTTTTTTGCTGAAAAGCTTGCAGTAGAACGCATTAATGATTTTGTGTTCGATCATAAAGATTGGAACTATGCACACCAGCCAATAGTTTACTATGGGTATTTACAATTTAAGAATCATGCGAATGATTCGACCGTTTTGCGGATAGCTCAATTGATCAAACAAGTTAAAGATACCTATCAGGACAACTCGCCTATAATGGACTACCTTGTCAATCAGAAAGAGTTCCCCGCTACAGGCCCGCTTTATAACTCACCACTGGTTGATGGTGATGGTAACCATCCGGAAATGACTCAGGTGCTTGCTGAACTTACCGACAGCCTAAGAAAGTTTTACTACCAAGCCAATGTTGCTTTGTTTCTTGAACAAAATAAGGCATTCTATCAAGGAACAATAGCTGAGGTGACGAAAGATGTCGATGTGGCATCATTTCCGGCATTGGAAAAGTGGTATGGCAAGAAGTTTCCTGCTTATAAGATTTTTGTGGTTCCTTCTATGCCAATTACAGCCGGCGCAGATAATTATCGCGGTACCAGTCCGCGTATCGTTTCGCCGCAGGGTTTTATACCGTCAATAGTGATGAGTTCGAACCGGATGCTTCCGATGCAAAACAGTTTGCGTGCCTATAAAAAATTCGGATTTGATAATCCGGAGGTCACTCACCTGCTAACCAAACATGAGATCGGACATACATTCGTAAACCCCGAGGTTGAGAAGTTGGCGGATCAGATCAAAAAGGACTCTGCCTTGTTTACGGTCGCACTCCAAAAATCATTAGCACCGCACTACATCAATAACTGGTACATATGTGTAGTGGAGCATTTAGTGCGGCTTGGAGAAATAAGGACTGCCGTTGCGATGGGCAACAGCAAGGAAGCAAAACGCCTGAGGAAAGTTCATATTGGTGAATATAAATGCGTGCTTTTGCCACTACTTGAAACTCAGGCGAAGAAGTATGAAGCCAATCGGCAACACTATCATAACTTTAAACAGTACCTGCCAAAGATGCTGGCTTACCTTCACTCGTTAACGCCGGTAATTATTGATCAACAGGTAAAAAAGTACGATGAGCTAAAGGAATAA
- a CDS encoding thiamine phosphate synthase produces MKKYISKFHYLTQDLPNRSHVEQARIACEAGANWVQYRCMSKTNEELIPEINEIAAICDDWGATLILTNHYHLLDKVDAQGVHIEDFDADFASIRQAIGDDKTLGASATNPTLLQRVQDSGVVDYCGYGPFAHTDTKPNNKPLLGYNGYRELEKLNIDVPVIAVGGVQLKDVERLLQTGIYGIAVSAAVNLSLDPAGAVKEFYKKIY; encoded by the coding sequence ATGAAAAAATATATCTCTAAATTCCACTATCTCACACAGGATCTCCCAAATCGCAGCCACGTTGAGCAAGCCCGTATAGCCTGCGAAGCAGGAGCTAACTGGGTGCAATACCGTTGCATGTCTAAAACTAACGAAGAGCTCATTCCTGAAATAAATGAGATAGCAGCTATTTGCGACGACTGGGGCGCAACGCTCATATTGACCAATCATTATCATTTACTGGATAAAGTTGACGCTCAAGGTGTGCACATCGAAGATTTTGATGCTGATTTTGCATCAATACGCCAGGCAATAGGTGATGACAAAACTCTTGGCGCTTCGGCTACCAACCCGACTTTATTGCAGCGTGTACAGGATAGCGGCGTGGTAGATTATTGCGGTTATGGCCCGTTTGCGCATACTGATACCAAGCCTAATAACAAACCACTGCTGGGCTACAACGGTTACCGCGAGCTGGAAAAGCTGAACATTGACGTGCCGGTAATAGCAGTTGGTGGTGTACAGCTAAAAGATGTAGAGCGGCTGCTGCAAACGGGTATTTACGGTATAGCAGTATCTGCGGCGGTGAATCTGTCGTTAGATCCGGCTGGTGCAGTTAAGGAGTTTTACAAAAAGATCTATTGA
- a CDS encoding serine hydrolase — MKKVYLLILSFFTLAASAQNIDRSKFIKDSLDNYVNRALTNWRIPGAAVCIVKDGKIVFMKGYGTKELGIMNKVDENTLFMIGSNTKAFTATALAMLQADKKLSLDDKVTKYIPEFKLDNKPAAELAIIKDLLSHRLGFRTFQGDFTFYNSNLTRHEVIDKLGQMKATYPFRTTWGYTNSAFLTAGEIIPRVTGKQWEAYLKENIFAPLGMTNTLALSADMPKALNRTVPHTLVDGRLMAIPYANLDGLAPAGSISSSAADMGKWVMALLNDGKVGNRQVIPAAAIQATRQPQDIVGSTRHLNGETNYVLYGLGWMIQDYSNHRLVMHDGGVNGYVTSVTLVPQDKLGIVILTNTDKNAFFDALRWEIMDAYFKQRFRNYSEVYLAQSKAESAASLEANRKLRDTVAMMRKPQLSMDKYTGKYSNELYGNMEVIQGENNTLEMRFEHHQKMFAKLQPLGGNRFYVTFSDPTFGKAIFPFFVQDNKVTGVRVKVADFVEYNPYDFKKVN; from the coding sequence ATGAAAAAAGTATACCTGCTGATATTGAGCTTCTTTACACTTGCCGCATCTGCACAAAACATAGACCGCAGCAAATTCATCAAAGACAGCCTTGATAATTATGTTAACCGGGCGCTTACCAACTGGCGCATTCCGGGTGCTGCGGTGTGCATTGTAAAAGATGGCAAAATTGTATTCATGAAAGGCTACGGCACAAAAGAACTGGGGATAATGAACAAGGTAGACGAGAATACGCTGTTCATGATAGGCAGCAATACCAAAGCCTTCACTGCCACTGCCCTGGCTATGCTGCAGGCAGATAAAAAGCTTTCTTTAGATGATAAAGTGACCAAATACATACCTGAATTCAAGCTGGATAACAAACCTGCCGCGGAGCTGGCCATTATAAAGGACCTCCTTTCTCACCGGCTTGGATTTAGAACCTTCCAGGGTGACTTTACTTTTTACAACTCCAACCTTACCCGGCACGAGGTAATAGATAAGTTGGGGCAAATGAAAGCAACCTACCCCTTCCGAACTACCTGGGGATATACCAACTCAGCATTTTTAACTGCCGGAGAGATCATCCCGAGGGTGACGGGTAAACAGTGGGAGGCCTATTTAAAAGAGAACATCTTTGCTCCTCTGGGGATGACCAACACCCTTGCTTTAAGCGCAGACATGCCAAAGGCGCTGAACAGAACCGTTCCTCACACTTTGGTTGACGGCCGGCTAATGGCTATCCCTTACGCCAACCTCGACGGACTGGCGCCCGCAGGGTCAATCAGCTCGTCTGCCGCGGACATGGGCAAGTGGGTAATGGCACTGCTTAACGATGGCAAGGTGGGGAACCGCCAGGTAATTCCCGCAGCAGCCATACAGGCCACCCGCCAGCCGCAGGATATAGTGGGAAGTACCCGACACCTGAACGGCGAGACCAACTATGTGCTTTATGGACTGGGCTGGATGATACAAGACTACAGCAATCACCGGCTTGTGATGCATGATGGTGGCGTAAACGGCTACGTTACATCCGTTACCCTGGTGCCGCAGGATAAGCTTGGCATAGTTATCCTAACCAATACCGACAAGAATGCCTTTTTTGATGCACTGCGCTGGGAAATAATGGATGCATACTTTAAACAGCGCTTCCGCAACTATAGCGAGGTTTACCTGGCACAAAGCAAAGCAGAGTCGGCGGCAAGCCTTGAAGCTAACCGTAAACTGCGTGATACCGTTGCTATGATGCGGAAACCACAGCTTTCCATGGACAAATACACCGGCAAATACAGCAACGAGCTATACGGCAACATGGAAGTGATACAAGGCGAAAACAACACACTTGAAATGCGCTTTGAACATCATCAAAAGATGTTTGCCAAATTACAGCCGCTCGGCGGCAACCGCTTCTATGTAACCTTTAGCGACCCAACATTCGGTAAAGCCATATTTCCGTTTTTTGTTCAGGATAATAAAGTTACGGGAGTAAGAGTAAAAGTAGCCGACTTCGTGGAGTACAACCCGTATGATTTTAAGAAGGTGAATTAG
- the infB gene encoding translation initiation factor IF-2 encodes MSEDKSIKLIKAVKELNIGMGTLVDFLATKGFKVDKHPMAKLDSDMYTTLLKEFAADKVIKEEAKQISIGKIRKEEPLTATDKPAEAPRRSRDFENEEILIKNTGHYSAPAAEKPKPAAEPVAAPKAAEERTDGLPGVKVVGKIDLNNLNAKPAVAAEKPAEPAKPAAVEAPKAPEPPKAAGPVAEAPKAEVPAPVAEPPVAAPAAVEAPKAPEPPKAAEPVAEAPKAEAPSPVAETPVAEAPKAEAPVEEENEVIRANAERLSGPKIIGKIQLPVETPKRGGPVASSSANNPNSAENKRKRKRKEGGNAPQPPPSGTINPNRPDFRNRPPQQGGPGGGNRPDFRNNRNAPQSTGPKEEPTEKDIQDQIKATLARLSGAGKSGKFAQRAKFRRQKRDDVAASAEELAMEQDAQSRVLRVTEFVTANELAIMMDVSVTQIISTCMSLGMFVSINQRLDAETLSIVADEFGYQVEFVKPQDEEANLDMPDDPDQLIPRAPIVTIMGHVDHGKTSLLDFIRKTNVIGGEAGGITQHIGAYEVTLPGDKGKITFLDTPGHEAFTAMRARGAQVTDIVIIVIAADDSVMPQTREAINHAQAAGAPIIFAFNKIDKPGANADKVREQLSAMNILVEEWGGKYQTQEISAKTGLNVDLLLEKVLLEAELLELKANPNKRAVGTVIEAALDKGRGIVTTILVQAGRLKVGDPILAGCYSGRVKALTNERGQRVESAGPSTPVQVLGMQGAPTAGDKFNALDSEVEAREIANKRLQLQREQGLRTQKHITLDEIGRRLAVGNFKELNIIVKGDVDGSIEALSDSLLKLSTEQIQVNIISKAVGQISESDVLLASASDAIIIGFQVRPSGSARKLAEAEQIDIRLYSIIYDAINEIKAAMEGMLAPTFEEKIVANVEIRETFKISKVGTIAGCMVLDGKITRNSKIRIIRDGVVVHTGELASLKRYKDDVKEVNQGYECGLNIANYNNIEVGDIVEAYENVEVKRKLA; translated from the coding sequence ATGTCAGAAGACAAATCAATAAAGTTAATAAAAGCGGTAAAAGAACTCAACATTGGGATGGGTACTCTTGTCGACTTCCTGGCTACAAAAGGCTTCAAGGTGGACAAACATCCGATGGCCAAGCTGGACAGCGACATGTACACTACATTGCTGAAGGAGTTTGCTGCGGATAAAGTAATTAAAGAAGAAGCAAAGCAAATAAGTATTGGTAAGATACGGAAGGAAGAGCCGCTAACAGCGACTGATAAACCTGCCGAAGCACCACGCCGTTCCCGTGATTTCGAGAACGAGGAGATACTTATTAAAAACACCGGGCACTATTCGGCACCTGCTGCCGAAAAGCCAAAGCCTGCTGCTGAGCCTGTTGCTGCCCCTAAGGCGGCAGAGGAACGCACAGACGGTTTGCCCGGCGTAAAGGTGGTAGGTAAAATAGACCTCAACAACCTAAATGCTAAACCGGCTGTTGCTGCTGAAAAGCCTGCCGAGCCTGCTAAACCTGCCGCTGTAGAAGCGCCTAAAGCACCGGAACCGCCAAAAGCGGCCGGACCTGTTGCAGAAGCACCGAAAGCAGAAGTGCCTGCACCCGTGGCTGAACCACCTGTTGCAGCACCTGCCGCTGTAGAAGCGCCAAAAGCACCGGAACCGCCAAAAGCGGCTGAGCCTGTTGCTGAAGCGCCAAAAGCGGAAGCACCTTCACCTGTGGCTGAAACGCCTGTTGCAGAAGCGCCAAAAGCGGAGGCACCTGTAGAAGAGGAGAACGAAGTTATTCGCGCGAATGCTGAGCGCCTGTCAGGACCGAAGATCATTGGCAAGATACAATTGCCGGTAGAAACACCTAAACGTGGTGGTCCTGTTGCTTCGTCATCTGCTAACAATCCTAACAGTGCCGAAAATAAACGTAAGCGCAAGCGTAAAGAGGGTGGAAACGCTCCTCAACCACCGCCAAGCGGAACAATCAATCCTAATCGCCCGGATTTCAGGAACCGTCCGCCGCAGCAAGGTGGCCCGGGTGGTGGAAACCGTCCCGATTTCAGGAACAACCGTAATGCTCCGCAAAGCACCGGTCCTAAAGAAGAACCAACAGAAAAAGATATACAAGACCAGATCAAGGCTACACTTGCACGCTTAAGCGGAGCAGGGAAGTCTGGCAAGTTTGCGCAGCGTGCAAAGTTCCGTCGTCAAAAACGTGATGATGTTGCTGCAAGTGCTGAAGAACTGGCAATGGAGCAGGATGCTCAGTCGAGGGTGTTAAGGGTTACGGAGTTTGTTACCGCAAACGAACTGGCCATAATGATGGATGTATCTGTAACGCAGATCATCTCTACCTGTATGAGCCTGGGTATGTTCGTATCCATCAACCAGCGTTTGGACGCCGAGACCCTGAGCATTGTTGCAGATGAGTTTGGCTACCAGGTAGAGTTTGTAAAACCACAGGACGAAGAAGCCAACCTGGACATGCCGGATGATCCGGACCAGTTGATACCGCGTGCACCTATCGTAACCATTATGGGTCACGTCGATCATGGTAAAACATCGCTGTTGGACTTTATACGCAAAACCAACGTAATTGGTGGTGAAGCGGGTGGTATAACTCAGCACATTGGTGCTTACGAGGTTACCCTCCCTGGCGACAAAGGAAAAATTACCTTCCTGGATACACCTGGTCACGAAGCGTTTACCGCTATGCGTGCAAGGGGTGCACAGGTAACAGATATTGTTATTATTGTAATAGCTGCAGACGATAGCGTGATGCCGCAAACCCGCGAGGCCATAAACCACGCGCAGGCTGCCGGTGCGCCAATCATCTTCGCTTTCAACAAAATTGATAAACCGGGCGCTAACGCCGATAAGGTACGTGAGCAGTTATCTGCCATGAACATATTGGTAGAAGAATGGGGTGGTAAATACCAAACACAGGAAATTTCTGCAAAAACCGGTTTAAATGTTGATCTGCTGTTAGAAAAAGTATTGCTGGAAGCCGAGTTACTTGAGCTTAAAGCTAACCCTAACAAACGTGCGGTAGGTACCGTAATTGAAGCAGCGCTTGATAAAGGCCGCGGAATTGTTACCACCATATTGGTACAGGCAGGCCGCCTTAAAGTGGGCGACCCGATACTTGCAGGCTGTTACAGCGGGCGTGTAAAAGCGTTGACCAACGAACGTGGCCAGCGTGTAGAATCTGCAGGCCCGTCTACACCGGTACAGGTGTTGGGTATGCAGGGTGCGCCAACCGCGGGTGATAAGTTTAACGCGCTGGATAGTGAGGTTGAAGCACGTGAGATTGCCAACAAGCGCCTGCAGTTGCAGCGCGAGCAAGGTTTGCGTACGCAGAAACACATTACGCTTGATGAGATTGGCCGCCGATTGGCAGTTGGTAACTTTAAGGAGCTTAACATTATTGTTAAGGGTGACGTGGATGGATCTATCGAAGCGTTATCAGACTCGTTACTGAAACTCTCTACCGAGCAGATACAGGTTAACATTATCTCCAAAGCAGTTGGTCAGATCTCCGAATCAGACGTATTGCTGGCTTCTGCTTCAGACGCTATCATCATTGGTTTCCAGGTACGCCCTTCAGGCAGTGCCCGTAAGCTGGCTGAGGCTGAGCAGATCGATATCAGGCTATACTCCATCATTTACGACGCGATCAACGAGATCAAGGCGGCGATGGAAGGTATGCTTGCACCAACCTTTGAAGAGAAGATTGTTGCAAACGTGGAGATCCGCGAAACCTTCAAGATCAGCAAGGTCGGCACAATTGCCGGCTGTATGGTACTGGATGGTAAGATTACCCGTAACAGCAAGATCCGCATCATCCGCGATGGTGTTGTAGTGCACACCGGCGAACTGGCTTCACTTAAACGTTATAAAGACGACGTTAAAGAAGTTAACCAGGGTTACGAGTGCGGTTTGAACATAGCCAATTACAACAACATAGAGGTAGGTGACATTGTGGAAGCCTACGAAAATGTAGAAGTAAAAAGGAAACTGGCTTAA
- the rimP gene encoding ribosome assembly cofactor RimP, which yields MNIEKRVTELVEEKIADKPNLFLVDVKMHSNGKLMILVDGDNGIGIDDCVAISRHVGFHLEEENVIEAAYNLEVSSPGIDTPLTLERQYTKNIGRNLGIKMADGTKREGILKAAGSGTITIDETIKQKGKKAEVVESVIPTENISETKVLISFK from the coding sequence ATGAATATCGAGAAAAGGGTAACCGAGCTGGTAGAAGAAAAAATAGCCGACAAACCCAACCTGTTTTTGGTAGATGTTAAAATGCATTCCAATGGCAAGCTGATGATTTTGGTTGATGGTGACAATGGCATTGGTATAGATGATTGTGTAGCCATAAGCAGGCACGTAGGTTTTCATCTGGAGGAAGAGAACGTGATAGAGGCCGCCTACAACCTGGAGGTATCATCGCCAGGCATTGATACTCCGCTTACGCTGGAGCGCCAATACACAAAGAATATTGGCCGTAACCTGGGTATTAAAATGGCAGACGGAACCAAGCGTGAAGGCATACTTAAAGCTGCCGGCAGCGGAACGATAACGATTGACGAAACTATAAAGCAAAAAGGGAAGAAAGCAGAAGTTGTTGAAAGCGTGATTCCCACAGAAAACATATCAGAAACAAAAGTTTTAATATCATTTAAGTAA
- a CDS encoding GNAT family N-acetyltransferase gives MELKDGKVLLRRLRPEDAATLQMHADDEGVSAYLKDRFPYPYTIEDAEFFINLKMNEDPQTVYAIDTEGEFAGMIGLDLRQDVYCRTPLIGYWLGRTYWGAGIATTAVKLLTSYAFNQLDMICIQAFVFSENPASMRVLEKAGYQKQGILKGSVIKRSRIMDEHVYAAYPQTQ, from the coding sequence ATGGAGCTCAAAGATGGCAAAGTACTATTAAGACGACTACGTCCTGAGGATGCAGCGACGCTTCAAATGCATGCTGACGATGAGGGCGTCTCTGCCTATTTAAAAGATAGGTTTCCTTATCCTTACACCATCGAGGACGCCGAGTTTTTCATTAACCTAAAGATGAATGAGGACCCTCAAACTGTTTACGCCATAGACACTGAGGGTGAATTTGCCGGGATGATAGGGCTGGACTTGCGGCAAGATGTATATTGCAGAACACCGCTGATCGGCTATTGGCTCGGTCGCACTTACTGGGGTGCAGGAATTGCTACCACCGCTGTAAAATTGCTCACCAGCTATGCCTTTAATCAACTGGACATGATATGCATACAGGCATTTGTCTTCAGTGAAAATCCTGCTTCGATGCGGGTGCTCGAAAAAGCAGGGTATCAAAAGCAAGGCATCCTAAAGGGATCGGTAATTAAACGCAGCAGGATTATGGACGAGCATGTATACGCGGCTTATCCCCAAACTCAATAG
- a CDS encoding S9 family peptidase has protein sequence MKKLLFLPLLFSCVIASAQNLGPLTIEKIMRDPKWIGTSPSNIRWSDDSRKVYFSWNPTNAERDDLYSITTGNLKPQLVSVNEHKSLPPENGRWNKNHTKKIYEQNGDIFLISLPSGKTTQLTYTSDRESNPVFTGDESAVIYSKDNNLYKLSFAKGELVQLTNFVKTASSTGKKGGDNAQEKWLKKQQLELFDIIKVEEKDRKLDSAERKELAARRLKELAFGDKRVGSVQISPDERFVTYRLVQPAEGAKNAIVPNYVTASGYTEDIPNRTKVGAPQSTSVSYIFDRERDTVYAISTKEIPGIKDLPDYLKDYSKQLEERKKANADRKVDISAVIWNDNSKYAVVVVESQDNKDRWIMKLDAASGKLSLLDRQRDEAWIGGPGTGGFFADGTLGWLDNTHFYYQSEASGYSHLYVADVVSGNKKQLTSGKWEVQTLRLSNDKKTFYFTANIEHPGVTAFYKIPAGGGAPVKLTTMKGGNEIDLSPDEKWLAIRYSYSNKPWELYLQPNKPGAKAVQVTNSISAEFKSYPWREPEVISFKNRYGSDIYARVYAPKNPDPAKPAVVFVHGAGYLQNAHYWWSSYFREYMFNNMLVDNGYTVMDIDYTASSGYGRDIRTGIYRHMGGRDLTDQVDGVKYLVDKYGVNPKHVGLYGGSYGGFITLMALFTQPDVFASGGAIRSVTDWAHYNHGYTSNILNEPFEDEIAYRQSSPIYFANGLKGRLLMLHGMVDQNVNYQDIIRLTQKLIELHKENWELASYPVEDHGFVQPSSWTDEYKRIYKLFEETLKGK, from the coding sequence ATGAAGAAACTTTTATTCCTGCCGCTTTTATTCTCCTGTGTTATTGCTTCGGCACAAAACCTTGGCCCGCTTACTATAGAAAAAATAATGCGCGACCCTAAATGGATAGGCACCTCACCATCAAACATCCGCTGGAGCGACGACAGCCGCAAGGTATACTTTTCATGGAACCCCACCAATGCCGAGCGTGACGACCTGTATTCGATAACCACCGGTAACCTTAAACCACAGCTGGTTAGTGTGAACGAACACAAAAGCCTGCCGCCCGAAAATGGACGTTGGAATAAAAATCACACTAAAAAGATATATGAGCAAAATGGAGATATCTTTCTGATTAGCCTTCCCTCTGGCAAAACCACCCAGCTCACCTATACATCTGACAGGGAGAGCAATCCTGTTTTTACCGGTGACGAAAGTGCGGTGATCTACTCAAAAGACAACAACCTTTATAAACTAAGTTTTGCAAAAGGTGAACTGGTGCAGCTAACCAATTTTGTAAAGACAGCTTCGTCAACGGGTAAGAAGGGCGGAGATAACGCGCAGGAAAAGTGGCTTAAAAAGCAGCAGCTTGAACTGTTTGATATTATAAAGGTAGAGGAAAAAGACCGCAAGCTTGATTCTGCTGAGCGCAAGGAGTTGGCTGCACGCAGGTTAAAAGAACTTGCCTTTGGCGATAAGCGTGTTGGTTCGGTACAAATAAGTCCGGATGAGCGGTTTGTTACTTACCGCCTCGTACAGCCTGCCGAAGGTGCAAAGAACGCGATTGTGCCCAACTACGTTACTGCATCAGGCTATACCGAAGATATACCTAACCGTACAAAGGTAGGCGCTCCGCAGTCCACATCAGTAAGCTACATTTTCGACCGGGAGCGTGATACCGTTTACGCCATCAGCACAAAAGAGATCCCCGGCATAAAGGACTTGCCTGACTACCTTAAAGATTACTCTAAACAACTGGAAGAACGTAAAAAAGCAAATGCCGACCGTAAGGTGGACATCAGCGCGGTAATATGGAACGATAACAGCAAGTATGCCGTTGTTGTAGTAGAATCGCAGGATAATAAAGACCGCTGGATAATGAAGCTGGATGCTGCAAGCGGTAAGCTAAGCCTGCTGGACCGCCAGCGAGACGAAGCGTGGATAGGTGGCCCCGGTACGGGCGGGTTTTTTGCCGACGGTACATTAGGTTGGTTAGACAACACCCACTTTTATTACCAGAGCGAGGCCAGCGGCTACTCGCACCTGTATGTTGCAGATGTGGTAAGCGGCAACAAAAAACAGCTTACCTCGGGGAAGTGGGAAGTGCAAACGCTGCGTTTATCAAACGACAAGAAAACCTTTTACTTCACCGCCAATATAGAGCACCCTGGCGTTACGGCTTTTTATAAGATCCCGGCTGGCGGCGGTGCACCCGTAAAACTAACCACTATGAAGGGCGGCAACGAGATTGATCTTTCGCCTGATGAAAAGTGGCTGGCTATACGCTACTCCTACTCTAACAAACCCTGGGAGCTTTACCTGCAACCGAACAAGCCCGGTGCAAAGGCGGTACAGGTAACCAATTCAATAAGTGCTGAGTTCAAAAGCTACCCTTGGCGCGAACCCGAGGTGATCAGCTTTAAGAACCGTTACGGAAGCGATATTTATGCCCGGGTATATGCCCCTAAAAACCCTGACCCGGCAAAGCCTGCGGTGGTTTTTGTGCACGGGGCAGGTTATCTGCAAAATGCGCACTACTGGTGGAGCAGCTACTTCCGTGAGTATATGTTTAATAATATGCTGGTGGATAACGGCTACACCGTTATGGACATTGATTATACCGCCAGCTCTGGCTACGGTCGCGACATTCGTACGGGCATTTACCGCCACATGGGCGGCCGTGACCTTACCGACCAGGTGGACGGTGTAAAATACCTGGTAGATAAATACGGTGTTAACCCTAAACACGTGGGACTGTACGGTGGCTCTTACGGCGGTTTTATCACGCTGATGGCGCTGTTTACCCAGCCGGATGTATTTGCATCCGGGGGGGCCATACGCTCCGTTACTGATTGGGCACACTACAACCATGGTTACACGTCGAACATCCTTAACGAACCTTTTGAAGATGAGATTGCTTACAGGCAAAGTTCACCTATCTATTTTGCGAACGGCTTAAAGGGGCGCCTGCTGATGCTGCATGGCATGGTAGACCAGAACGTAAATTACCAGGACATTATCAGGCTTACACAAAAATTGATAGAACTGCATAAAGAGAACTGGGAGCTGGCATCGTACCCGGTAGAGGACCACGGCTTTGTGCAGCCCAGCAGCTGGACCGACGAGTACAAACGCATATACAAACTGTTTGAAGAAACACTTAAGGGCAAGTAA
- the nusA gene encoding transcription termination factor NusA encodes MSNINLIDSFQEFKDFKNIDRPTMMSVLEDVFRSMIRKKYGTDENCDVIVNTDNGDLEIWRTRTVMEDGFSEDDDLEIELAEAHKIDPDLEVGDDYVEQITLESFGRRAILAARQTLVSKILELEKDEIFKKYKDRVGEIVTGEVYQVWKKETLVLDDEGNELLLPKTEQIPADYFKKGDSVRAVVSKVDMLNANPKIIISRTAPEFLQRLFEMEVPEIFDGLITIKKIVREPGERAKVAVESYDDRIDPVGACVGMKGSRIHGIVRELKNENIDVINFTNNIQLYIQRALSPAKITSIKLDDEKKTAAVYLKPDQVSLAIGRGGHNIKLAGKLTGYEIDVYREADEHDEDVDIEEFSDEIDGWIIDEFKRIGLDTAKSVLSLSVGELVKRTDLEEETVKEVLSILQAEFE; translated from the coding sequence ATGAGCAATATTAATTTGATCGATTCCTTCCAGGAGTTTAAAGATTTTAAGAATATCGATCGCCCAACCATGATGAGTGTGCTTGAAGACGTTTTCAGGAGCATGATCAGGAAAAAATATGGTACTGATGAAAATTGCGACGTTATCGTAAATACCGATAATGGTGACCTTGAAATTTGGCGTACACGCACCGTTATGGAAGACGGTTTCAGCGAGGACGACGACCTGGAAATTGAACTTGCTGAAGCACATAAAATAGACCCTGACCTGGAAGTTGGCGACGACTACGTGGAGCAGATCACTTTAGAGAGCTTTGGCCGCCGTGCTATTTTAGCTGCACGCCAAACACTGGTTTCAAAAATTCTGGAACTGGAAAAAGACGAAATATTTAAAAAATACAAAGACCGCGTTGGCGAGATTGTTACCGGCGAGGTTTACCAGGTTTGGAAAAAAGAAACCCTGGTGCTTGACGATGAAGGCAACGAGCTTTTATTGCCAAAAACAGAGCAAATACCTGCCGACTACTTCAAAAAAGGGGACAGTGTACGTGCTGTGGTTAGCAAGGTAGACATGCTGAATGCTAATCCTAAGATCATTATCTCGCGTACAGCGCCTGAGTTTTTACAGCGCTTGTTCGAGATGGAAGTTCCGGAGATATTTGACGGTTTGATCACGATCAAAAAGATCGTACGCGAACCGGGCGAACGTGCGAAAGTTGCGGTAGAATCTTATGATGACCGTATCGATCCGGTGGGTGCTTGCGTAGGTATGAAAGGATCACGTATACATGGCATCGTTCGCGAGTTGAAGAACGAGAACATTGACGTTATCAACTTTACAAACAACATACAGTTATATATACAGCGTGCACTGTCTCCGGCCAAGATAACATCAATTAAGCTTGACGACGAGAAAAAGACAGCGGCAGTTTACTTAAAGCCAGACCAGGTATCATTAGCTATCGGTCGAGGTGGTCATAACATAAAATTGGCAGGTAAATTGACAGGTTATGAAATTGACGTTTACCGCGAGGCAGACGAGCATGATGAGGACGTGGATATTGAAGAATTCTCAGACGAGATTGATGGTTGGATAATTGACGAGTTCAAACGCATCGGGCTGGATACCGCTAAATCGGTTCTTTCCCTTTCTGTTGGCGAGCTTGTTAAGCGTACCGACCTTGAAGAAGAAACTGTTAAAGAAGTTTTATCAATTCTGCAGGCTGAGTTCGAATAA